ATACATGCTTTTGACTCGATCAATCATTTCTTCCATATCAATCAGATGATCGTCCCGGGTTCAAGTTACTGGAACATGGGCATGGGAAGAGAAATTGGGGATGTTGATAAAGACGAAGAAGGAATCCGGAACATGAAGAATCTCGGAGAGAATATGGCATGGCTGCTTAAGAAAATAAGAAGTGAATGATTTGATTTTGTCTTAAGAGCTGACAACTGTCCTCTCCACACCTATCTGCTCCCCGGCTTCTTGTTCTTGAACTGCTGGATCATAACAGCGATCTTGAAAGTTATCCTCTGGGGCAGCTCATCTTTTTCCACAGGAACATGCAACTTCTCAGCTAGTCTGCTGATGACCGCCGGCTTGAAACTATTCACCAGGTAATCCTCAATACCGTCTTCCCTGGTAAGTTACTCACTGACCAGCCCTCCTGGATCGAGGCATGAACCTTGAGGAGTGCAGAGCAACCCGATGTGAGTCTTTGCGAAGTAATCACTTTCCGAAGTAGGCTGCAACCTTCTTGAGGTATTCTCGAATTGGTATGCCCTGTGGACACTTCTCCTCGCATTCCCCGCATTCCTGGCATTGGGATGCGAATCCAGGGCTTCCGGTTAAAAAACCACTCAATACAATATCGTATTGGAGGCTGGCAGCGTCAGGCGCATCGAACATGCAGCCTTGATTGTACATCTCAAAACACTCAGGGATGCTAACGTTGGATGGACATGGCATACAGTATCTGCAGCCTGTGCATGGAATCTTGATGCGCTTCTTATACTCGATCTCCACCTCTTTAAATAAGCTAAGTTCCTCTTGAGAAAGCGAGTTAGGAAGACCACTCTTTGCATATCCGATGTTTTGCTCAACCTGTTCGAAGGAAGACATGCCGGATAAAACCACTGTCACTTCAGGATGATTCCATACCCACCGCAGGGCCCATTCTGGAAGGCTTCTCCGGATAGGAGCCTTTTTCCAAATGTTGTTGATGGAAGGAATGTCCTTGGTGAGCATACCGCCGCGCAGAGGCTCCATGATCACAATTCCAAGTCCATGGTCAGCTGCATACCTGAGGCCCTCTGTTCCAGCTTGATTCTGCTCATCCATGAAATTGTATTGGATCTGGCAGAACGTCCAATCATATGCATCTACAATCTCCTTAAATAATGCCAGCTCGTCGTGGAATGAGAAACCTGCATACTTAATTCTTCCATCGGCAATGGCACTATCCAAGAAGTCGGTAACACCCAATGTACTGAGATTTTCCCAGAATGGTTTCATGAGTCCGTGGACCAAGTAAAAATCGATATGATCTGTCTGTAACCGCTTGAGCTGCTCATCAAGATAACGATCCATATCAGCACGTGATTTGATCAGCCAGCTGGGAAGCTTGGTAGCCAGGTTCACCTTCTCGCGATATTCTCCCTGAAGTGCACGACCAAGGAAAGGCTCGCTCTTCCCATTATGGTATGGATAGGCAGTGTCAACGTAGTTCACGCCATGATCTATGGCATACCTGAGCATATCAGTAGCCTGGTTTTCATCGATGTTTCCATCTTTTGTTACTGGCAGGCGCATGCATCCGAAGCCCAGTATAGAGAGACCAGATTCCACTTTATTCATTTTTCTAAATAGCATAGTCTCATCTCAGATTTTGCATATTCTTTTTCTCGACATCCTCACTATCGAATAAAATGATATTCAATGTAAGTGAGACATACATGAGTATGGGTAATAATGGTATCGCAATGATTTCTACGTACGCTAAGGAATTAGCACCTCACTAAATCTCTATTGAACTTGCATTTTCAATTCAATCGGGCTGTACAAGTAGGAAATATCAATACAACAGGTGAGAGACGCTAACCAGGGAAGAATACGATAAACTCGTTAAAGTCTTACAGACCTCCAGGATGAGCTAATGATTCGGTTAGGGGATTGCCACAGGCATTCGGAGGGAAGATATGTGCAACATTGAGTGTGACAACATATAACAAAGAAGCAGCGGAGGATGCCTGGGAAAAAGCCTTGCAGTTCTTAAAGAAATATCTTTGAAACATGAATCGATTGGTACATATTGTAATTCCAGGAGCGAAGGGATTGATAACTTATACAATCTGATGGATTGCCGGGAAGAGCGAAACTTTTAAGCGAAAGGATAATATGAGAATTAATTCAATAATTGTCATTACAGAAATTCTCCGGCTTTCCTGCCGGCAACTAATAAAGAGGTGAATTTTATGGATGTTACGGATGCACTGTATTCCCGTTATAGCACCCGGGCTTTTAAACCCGATTCAGTCGATAAGGAAACCATCACCAGGATCCTGGAAGCAGCAACCCGAGCACCCTCATGGGCCAATACACAGCCATGGGAAATATTCGTTGCCGGCGGGGAGGTTTTGAACAGGCTGCGCAATGCCTATTTAGAGAATTACCATAAAGATGTACCCGGCAGATCGGATCTACCGAGGCCGCAACAGTGGCCTCCAGCCATGCAAAAACGCATGGAAGAGCTCGGAGAGGAGCGTTTTAAAACTGCAGGTATAGGGCGAGATGATAAAGCTGCAAGGCAGGCGATCTTCGAGACAAACTATAGGTTTTTCGGGGCGCCGGCGGTCATATACCTGTGCATGGATCGCACCCTCACACCCTGGTCAATATTTGATATCGGTATGCTGGCTCAGAGCGTTATGCTGGCGGCGCAGCAGTATGGAGTAGGCACGATCCCTGCTTATATTCTGGCATCTTATCCAGACCTGATCCGAAAAGAGCTGGAGATCCCTGATGGCCTTTCAATCATAATTGGAATTGCACTTGGCTGCAGCGATGCGCAGCATCCCCAGAATAAGTTCAGGAGTCCCAGGCGGCCTATACAGGAAGTTGTGAGGTTCAGGGGCTT
This genomic window from Candidatus Methanoperedens sp. contains:
- a CDS encoding flavodoxin family protein is translated as IHAFDSINHFFHINQMIVPGSSYWNMGMGREIGDVDKDEEGIRNMKNLGENMAWLLKKIRSE
- a CDS encoding nitroreductase; this encodes MDVTDALYSRYSTRAFKPDSVDKETITRILEAATRAPSWANTQPWEIFVAGGEVLNRLRNAYLENYHKDVPGRSDLPRPQQWPPAMQKRMEELGEERFKTAGIGRDDKAARQAIFETNYRFFGAPAVIYLCMDRTLTPWSIFDIGMLAQSVMLAAQQYGVGTIPAYILASYPDLIRKELEIPDGLSIIIGIALGCSDAQHPQNKFRSPRRPIQEVVRFRGF
- a CDS encoding aldo/keto reductase yields the protein MLFRKMNKVESGLSILGFGCMRLPVTKDGNIDENQATDMLRYAIDHGVNYVDTAYPYHNGKSEPFLGRALQGEYREKVNLATKLPSWLIKSRADMDRYLDEQLKRLQTDHIDFYLVHGLMKPFWENLSTLGVTDFLDSAIADGRIKYAGFSFHDELALFKEIVDAYDWTFCQIQYNFMDEQNQAGTEGLRYAADHGLGIVIMEPLRGGMLTKDIPSINNIWKKAPIRRSLPEWALRWVWNHPEVTVVLSGMSSFEQVEQNIGYAKSGLPNSLSQEELSLFKEVEIEYKKRIKIPCTGCRYCMPCPSNVSIPECFEMYNQGCMFDAPDAASLQYDIVLSGFLTGSPGFASQCQECGECEEKCPQGIPIREYLKKVAAYFGK